The following proteins come from a genomic window of Thermodesulfobacteriota bacterium:
- a CDS encoding type II toxin-antitoxin system HicA family toxin: MTQRGKLVDKARNNPAGIRFGELCLMAEHLGFVKRGGKGSHVVYVKEGVEEILTFQDRHGMAKPYQVKQLLAVIE; encoded by the coding sequence ATGACGCAGCGAGGGAAGCTCGTCGACAAGGCCCGGAACAACCCGGCAGGCATCCGCTTCGGGGAACTTTGCCTTATGGCCGAGCATTTGGGTTTCGTCAAGCGGGGAGGCAAGGGTTCCCACGTCGTCTACGTGAAAGAGGGCGTGGAGGAGATTTTAACTTTCCAGGATCGGCACGGGATGGCAAAGCCGTATCAAGTGAAACAATTGCTCGCGGTGATCGAGA